From the genome of Streptacidiphilus rugosus AM-16, one region includes:
- the eno gene encoding phosphopyruvate hydratase: protein MPSIDVVVAREILDSRGNPTVEVEVGLDDGSTGRAAVPSGASTGAFEALELRDGDKSRYGGKGVEKAVLAVIEQIGPELVGYDATEQRLIDQAMLDLDATADKSSLGANAILGVSLAVAHAASEASDLPLFRYLGGPNAHVLPVPMMNILNGGSHADSNVDIQEFMIAPIGAESFSEALRWGVEVYHQLKGVLKARGLSTGLGDEGGFAPNLDSNREALDLIVEAIKGAGYTPGRDIALALDCAASEFYKDGAYQFEGKARTAAEMSAYYGELVAAYPLVSIEDPLFEDDWEGWKTITAELGDKVQLVGDDLFVTNPERLARGIKEGAANALLVKVNQIGSLTETLDAVELAQRNGFRCMMSHRSGETEDVTIADLAVATNCGQIKTGAPARSERVAKYNQLLRIEEILDDAAEYAGRGAFPRFNG, encoded by the coding sequence GTGCCGTCCATCGACGTCGTCGTAGCCCGGGAGATCCTCGACTCGCGAGGCAACCCCACCGTCGAGGTCGAGGTCGGCCTCGACGACGGCAGCACCGGCCGCGCTGCCGTGCCGTCCGGCGCCTCCACCGGTGCCTTCGAAGCCCTTGAGCTGCGTGACGGTGACAAGTCCCGTTACGGCGGCAAGGGCGTGGAGAAGGCCGTCCTCGCCGTCATCGAGCAGATCGGCCCGGAGCTGGTCGGCTACGACGCCACCGAGCAGCGCCTGATCGACCAGGCCATGCTCGACCTGGACGCGACCGCCGACAAGTCCTCCCTGGGCGCCAACGCGATCCTGGGCGTCTCCCTCGCCGTGGCGCACGCCGCCTCCGAGGCCAGCGACCTGCCGCTCTTCCGCTACCTGGGCGGCCCCAACGCCCACGTGCTGCCGGTCCCGATGATGAACATCCTCAACGGTGGTTCGCACGCGGACTCCAACGTGGACATCCAGGAGTTCATGATCGCGCCGATCGGCGCGGAGTCGTTCTCCGAGGCGCTGCGCTGGGGCGTCGAGGTCTACCACCAGCTCAAGGGCGTGCTGAAGGCCCGCGGTCTCTCCACCGGTCTGGGCGACGAGGGCGGCTTCGCGCCGAACCTCGACTCCAACCGCGAGGCGCTGGACCTGATCGTCGAGGCGATCAAGGGCGCCGGCTACACCCCCGGCCGCGACATCGCGCTGGCCCTGGACTGCGCCGCGTCCGAGTTCTACAAGGACGGCGCGTACCAGTTCGAGGGCAAGGCCCGCACCGCCGCCGAGATGAGCGCCTACTACGGCGAGCTCGTCGCCGCGTACCCGCTGGTCTCCATCGAGGACCCGCTGTTCGAGGACGACTGGGAGGGCTGGAAGACCATCACCGCCGAGCTCGGCGACAAGGTCCAGCTCGTCGGCGACGACCTGTTCGTCACCAACCCGGAGCGCCTGGCCCGCGGCATCAAGGAGGGCGCGGCCAACGCCCTGCTGGTGAAGGTCAACCAGATCGGCTCGCTGACCGAGACGCTGGACGCGGTCGAGCTGGCCCAGCGCAACGGCTTCCGCTGCATGATGTCGCACCGCTCCGGTGAGACCGAGGACGTCACCATCGCCGACCTCGCCGTCGCCACCAACTGCGGCCAGATCAAGACCGGCGCCCCGGCCCGCTCCGAGCGCGTCGCCAAGTACAACCAGCTGCTGCGCATCGAGGAGATCCTCGACGACGCCGCGGAGTACGCCGGCCGCGGCGCCTTCCCGCGCTTCAACGGCTGA
- a CDS encoding HAD family hydrolase, producing MLLDFDGPVCNLFARRPAPGVARVLLDELRGQGVAWLQETDDPHGLLARLPALLDAARTPSAEAARLIALTDRALAREELLAAVSADPTPGAREGVLALAKAGVPLAVVSNNARPAIEEYLLGAGLVEALAKHVVGRPADLARMKPDPSGIQEALHALGVAGEAVSRCVYVGDAVGDASAARAAGVRFLGWAGGLSRRSERLLGVGVPQASLFDEWSHLTHRLLVSRQGNGAHI from the coding sequence GTGCTGCTCGACTTCGACGGGCCGGTGTGCAACCTCTTCGCCCGCCGCCCGGCGCCCGGGGTCGCCCGCGTGCTCCTCGACGAGCTGCGCGGGCAGGGCGTGGCATGGCTCCAGGAGACCGACGACCCGCACGGGTTGCTGGCCCGACTGCCCGCACTGCTCGACGCCGCCCGAACGCCGTCGGCCGAGGCCGCCCGGCTGATCGCGCTGACGGACCGGGCCCTGGCCCGCGAGGAGCTGCTGGCGGCGGTCTCGGCCGATCCGACGCCCGGTGCGCGCGAGGGTGTGCTGGCGCTGGCGAAGGCCGGCGTCCCCCTGGCCGTGGTCAGCAACAACGCACGTCCCGCGATCGAGGAGTACCTGCTCGGTGCGGGCCTGGTGGAGGCGCTGGCCAAGCATGTCGTCGGCCGCCCCGCCGACCTGGCGCGGATGAAGCCGGACCCCTCCGGTATCCAGGAGGCGCTGCACGCTCTGGGAGTGGCCGGCGAGGCCGTCTCCCGCTGCGTGTACGTCGGCGACGCGGTCGGCGACGCTTCGGCCGCGCGCGCGGCGGGAGTGCGCTTTCTGGGCTGGGCCGGCGGGTTGTCGCGGCGGAGTGAGCGGCTGCTGGGGGTGGGCGTTCCCCAGGCGTCCCTCTTTGACGAGTGGTCACACCTGACCCACCGGTTGCTCGTATCACGGCAGGGTAACGGAGCTCACATCTGA
- a CDS encoding FtsB family cell division protein: MAEKKKQARKRPKLTGRAAVLALVVCALVAALAYPMRQFIAQRTQIDQQRAAQQQAQQQVEELRREKARWQDPAYVEAQARARLHFGFPGDTPFTSVNPSPTPSASPTTQQAASQPWYQSLLGSLATADHPSN, translated from the coding sequence GTGGCGGAGAAGAAGAAGCAGGCCAGGAAGCGGCCGAAGCTGACCGGTCGGGCGGCGGTGCTGGCCCTCGTGGTCTGCGCGCTGGTCGCGGCGCTCGCCTACCCGATGCGTCAGTTCATCGCGCAGCGGACGCAGATCGACCAGCAGCGGGCCGCGCAGCAGCAGGCGCAGCAGCAGGTCGAGGAGCTGCGCAGGGAGAAGGCCCGCTGGCAGGACCCGGCCTACGTCGAGGCCCAGGCGCGTGCCCGCCTCCACTTCGGCTTTCCCGGCGACACGCCGTTCACCTCGGTGAACCCCTCGCCCACCCCCTCCGCCTCCCCGACCACCCAGCAGGCGGCCTCCCAGCCCTGGTACCAGAGCCTCCTCGGCTCCCTCGCCACCGCGGACCACCCCTCGAACTGA
- a CDS encoding GntR family transcriptional regulator, whose product MAPKGVRERLVQRIAAGEWQAGQSLPSARQLAEELQVSRVTVHKALTVLARDGLIETHPGKRAVLTGARPQEPGAPPEPAAEGAVNVLGRHLDRVLRSGRLHVDVLCVTAESFVSALQLQLIGLRARREPRLSEFRIRLIVCDFSATPTYPRVLGDPGDTRPLERLRRISHDQVTSLRSAALSLQTYQLVDSEPVIEVRTVPFPPMSKLYVLNDDEVLEGWYELIERPVHVGGHLVRLEDLTGLSTRLFPRRRQALANHTDSVYVDTARAFFASWWARAEPYGVSLSRPLPDEPQHDRPPLDGPAHVNEPE is encoded by the coding sequence GTGGCTCCGAAAGGTGTCAGGGAGCGGCTTGTGCAGCGCATCGCGGCCGGGGAGTGGCAGGCCGGTCAGTCGCTGCCCTCCGCGCGGCAGTTGGCGGAGGAGCTGCAGGTGTCCCGGGTCACGGTGCACAAGGCCCTCACCGTGCTGGCTCGCGACGGCCTGATCGAGACCCACCCGGGCAAGCGCGCCGTGCTGACCGGCGCCCGTCCCCAGGAGCCGGGCGCACCGCCGGAGCCGGCCGCCGAGGGCGCGGTCAACGTGCTGGGACGCCACCTCGATCGGGTGCTGCGCAGCGGACGCCTCCACGTCGACGTCCTGTGCGTCACGGCCGAGTCCTTCGTCTCCGCCCTCCAGCTCCAGTTGATCGGCCTGCGAGCGCGCCGCGAGCCCCGGCTGAGCGAGTTCAGGATCCGGCTGATCGTCTGCGACTTCAGCGCCACCCCCACCTATCCGCGGGTGCTGGGCGACCCGGGCGACACCAGGCCGCTGGAGCGGCTGCGCCGCATCTCGCACGACCAGGTGACCTCGCTGCGTTCGGCGGCCCTCTCGCTGCAGACCTACCAGCTGGTCGACTCGGAGCCGGTGATCGAGGTCCGCACCGTGCCCTTTCCGCCGATGTCGAAGTTGTACGTGCTGAACGACGACGAGGTGCTGGAGGGCTGGTACGAACTCATAGAGCGCCCGGTCCACGTCGGAGGCCACCTGGTGCGGCTGGAGGACCTGACCGGCCTGAGCACCCGGCTCTTCCCGCGCCGGCGCCAGGCTCTCGCCAACCACACGGACTCCGTCTACGTGGACACCGCCCGGGCCTTCTTCGCCTCCTGGTGGGCCAGGGCCGAGCCCTACGGCGTCTCCCTCTCCAGACCCCTGCCCGACGAACCGCAGCACGACCGGCCACCGCTCGACGGGCCGGCGCACGTGAACGAACCGGAGTGA
- a CDS encoding Ppx/GppA phosphatase family protein codes for MTTTRVAAVDCGTNSIRLLVADLDPETGALHELDRRMTIVRLGQGVDRTGRLAPEALERTFAACRDYAAVIEELGATRLRFVATSASRDAENRDEFTAGVREILGVDPEVISGDEEAQLSFTGATKELNGEHGPYLVFDLGGGSTEFVLGSESVQAARSVDIGCVRMTERHGEDYLSMRADIKKALDQAAEAVPLDTNATLVGLAGTVTTVAAIALGLPAYDSAAIHRSRIPVADVRAVTERLLGSTHEERAAIPVMHPGRVDVIVAGALVLLAVMERTGAAELVVSEHDILDGIAWSTVL; via the coding sequence GTGACCACGACCCGCGTCGCCGCGGTCGACTGCGGCACCAACTCGATCCGTCTGCTGGTCGCGGATCTCGACCCGGAGACCGGCGCGCTGCACGAGCTGGACCGGCGGATGACCATCGTCCGCCTCGGCCAGGGCGTCGACCGCACCGGACGGCTGGCCCCCGAGGCGCTGGAGCGGACCTTCGCGGCCTGCCGTGACTACGCGGCGGTGATCGAGGAGCTCGGTGCGACCCGACTCCGCTTCGTCGCCACCAGCGCCTCGCGCGACGCGGAGAACCGCGACGAATTCACGGCCGGGGTCCGCGAGATCCTGGGCGTCGACCCCGAGGTGATCAGCGGCGACGAGGAGGCCCAGCTCTCCTTCACCGGCGCGACCAAGGAGCTGAACGGCGAGCACGGCCCCTACCTGGTGTTCGATCTGGGCGGCGGCTCGACCGAGTTCGTGCTCGGTTCGGAGAGCGTCCAGGCGGCTCGTTCGGTCGACATCGGCTGTGTCCGGATGACGGAGCGTCACGGCGAGGACTACCTCTCCATGCGCGCCGACATCAAGAAGGCGCTCGACCAGGCCGCGGAGGCGGTCCCCCTGGACACGAACGCCACCCTGGTCGGCCTGGCGGGGACGGTCACCACGGTGGCGGCGATCGCGCTCGGGCTGCCGGCCTACGACAGTGCGGCGATCCACCGCTCGCGCATCCCCGTCGCGGACGTCCGGGCGGTGACGGAGCGGCTGCTGGGCTCCACCCACGAGGAGCGCGCCGCGATCCCGGTGATGCACCCCGGCCGGGTCGACGTCATCGTCGCGGGAGCGTTGGTGCTGCTCGCGGTCATGGAGCGCACCGGTGCCGCTGAGCTGGTCGTAAGTGAGCATGACATCCTCGACGGCATCGCCTGGAGCACCGTTCTCTGA
- a CDS encoding LysM peptidoglycan-binding domain-containing protein, translated as MLLSGNGRHRRIRVNKAKAIVATTGVAGAAVALPFIGAASASAASVSTWDKVAQCESGGDWSINTGNGYYGGLQFSASTWRAYGGGAYASTANHASKGQQIAVAEKVLDSQGPGAWPVCGPRAGLSAGGAPATVDTSSKSGSGHSHSKPAAPKKSAPKHAKPRPGAPAHGGSSTAGVYTVEAGDTLSGIAASHHVAGGWHALYERNRSTVGSDPDLIFVGERLVLV; from the coding sequence ATGCTCCTCTCCGGCAACGGCCGCCATCGCCGAATCCGCGTCAACAAGGCCAAGGCCATCGTCGCGACCACCGGCGTGGCCGGCGCCGCGGTGGCCCTCCCCTTCATCGGGGCGGCCAGTGCGAGCGCCGCGTCCGTCTCCACCTGGGACAAGGTCGCCCAGTGCGAGAGCGGCGGCGACTGGTCCATCAACACGGGGAACGGCTACTACGGCGGGCTCCAGTTCTCCGCCAGCACCTGGCGGGCCTACGGCGGCGGCGCCTACGCCTCCACCGCGAACCACGCGAGCAAGGGTCAGCAGATCGCCGTCGCCGAGAAGGTGTTGGACAGTCAGGGGCCGGGCGCGTGGCCGGTCTGCGGCCCGCGGGCCGGTCTGAGCGCGGGCGGTGCGCCGGCCACCGTCGACACCTCCTCCAAGTCCGGCTCCGGCCACTCGCACAGCAAGCCCGCCGCGCCGAAGAAGTCCGCCCCCAAGCACGCCAAGCCGAGGCCCGGCGCGCCGGCGCACGGCGGCTCGTCCACGGCCGGCGTCTACACGGTCGAGGCGGGCGACACCCTCTCCGGCATCGCCGCGAGCCACCACGTCGCGGGCGGCTGGCACGCGCTGTACGAGCGGAACCGGTCCACCGTCGGGAGCGACCCGGATCTGATCTTCGTCGGCGAGCGGCTCGTCCTCGTGTAG
- a CDS encoding cytochrome P450 family protein has product MQSSIPPQLFSFDFAADPYPAYAWLREHAPVRWTTLPSGVDAWLVTRYTDARQALADARLSKNPARHSTQAHRSGRVGIPGERSADLMTHLLNIDPPDHTRLRRLVAKAFTPRRVAAFEPRVREITDRLIDGFAERGHADLIHEFAFPLPIYAICDLLGVPPEDQDDFRDWAGMMIHHGQSPRGGVGRAVKKMRGYLAELIHRKRADLGDDLISGLIRASDHGEHLTENEAAAMAFILLFAGFETTVNLIGNGMYALLTHPGQRALLQASLDRGETALLESAVEELLRYDGPVEIATWRFATEPLTLGGQQIAVGDPVLVVLAAADRDPGRFAAPDVLDLARRDNPHIAFGLGIHYCIGAPLARMEAQYAIGALLRRLPKTTLAADPADLRWRGGLIMRGLRQLPVEF; this is encoded by the coding sequence GTGCAATCGTCGATCCCGCCTCAGCTGTTCTCCTTCGATTTCGCAGCGGATCCCTACCCCGCGTACGCCTGGCTGCGCGAGCACGCGCCCGTGCGGTGGACCACACTGCCGAGCGGCGTGGACGCCTGGCTGGTCACGCGATACACGGACGCCCGGCAGGCCCTGGCCGACGCGCGGCTGAGCAAGAACCCGGCCCGTCACAGCACGCAGGCGCACCGCAGCGGACGTGTCGGCATCCCGGGGGAGCGGAGCGCCGACCTGATGACGCACCTGCTCAACATCGACCCGCCGGACCACACCCGACTGCGGCGTCTGGTGGCCAAGGCGTTCACACCGCGTCGCGTCGCCGCGTTCGAGCCGCGGGTGCGCGAGATCACGGACCGGCTGATCGACGGGTTCGCCGAGCGGGGCCACGCGGACCTGATCCACGAGTTCGCCTTCCCGCTGCCGATCTACGCGATCTGCGACCTGCTCGGCGTGCCTCCTGAGGACCAGGACGACTTCCGCGACTGGGCGGGCATGATGATCCACCACGGTCAGTCGCCGCGCGGCGGCGTCGGCCGGGCGGTGAAGAAGATGCGCGGCTACCTCGCCGAACTGATCCACCGCAAGCGCGCGGACCTCGGCGACGACCTGATCTCGGGCCTGATCCGGGCCAGTGACCACGGTGAGCACCTCACCGAGAACGAGGCCGCGGCGATGGCCTTCATCCTGCTCTTCGCCGGCTTCGAGACCACGGTCAACCTGATCGGCAACGGCATGTACGCGCTGCTGACGCACCCCGGGCAGCGCGCACTGCTGCAGGCCTCGCTCGACCGCGGGGAGACCGCGCTGCTCGAATCCGCCGTCGAGGAACTGCTGCGCTACGACGGGCCGGTGGAGATCGCGACGTGGCGCTTCGCCACCGAGCCGCTGACGCTCGGCGGGCAGCAGATCGCCGTCGGCGACCCGGTGCTGGTGGTGCTCGCGGCAGCCGACCGCGATCCCGGGCGCTTCGCCGCGCCCGACGTGCTGGATCTGGCCCGGCGGGACAACCCGCACATCGCCTTCGGGCTGGGCATCCACTACTGCATCGGCGCGCCGCTGGCCCGGATGGAGGCGCAGTACGCGATCGGTGCGCTGCTGCGCAGGCTCCCGAAGACCACGTTGGCCGCCGACCCAGCGGACTTGCGCTGGCGCGGCGGCCTCATCATGCGGGGGTTGCGGCAGTTGCCGGTCGAGTTCTGA
- a CDS encoding DUF501 domain-containing protein, with protein sequence MSQAPESPAPVSEADRAAVEAQLGRVPRGLRAVAHRCPCGLPDVVETAPRLEDGTPFPTLYYLTCPRAASLIGTLEADGMMKEQTARLAEEPELADGYRRAHEDYIARRDAIEVLEGFPSAGGMPDRVKCLHVLVGHSLAAGPGVNPLGDEALAALPEWWRKGPCVCADGTNGADGADEIEGEGSE encoded by the coding sequence ATGTCGCAAGCCCCCGAGTCCCCCGCCCCCGTTTCCGAGGCTGACCGTGCCGCCGTCGAGGCGCAGCTCGGCCGCGTGCCGCGCGGCCTGCGGGCCGTCGCCCACCGCTGCCCCTGCGGGCTGCCCGACGTCGTCGAGACGGCCCCGCGTCTGGAGGACGGCACGCCGTTCCCGACCCTCTACTACCTGACCTGCCCCCGTGCCGCCTCGCTGATCGGCACCCTGGAGGCGGACGGGATGATGAAGGAGCAGACCGCGAGGCTCGCCGAGGAACCGGAGCTGGCCGACGGGTACCGCCGGGCGCACGAGGACTACATCGCCCGCCGTGACGCGATCGAGGTGCTGGAGGGCTTCCCCAGCGCGGGCGGCATGCCCGACCGGGTCAAGTGCCTGCACGTGCTGGTCGGCCACTCGCTGGCAGCCGGTCCGGGCGTGAACCCGCTCGGCGACGAGGCCCTGGCCGCGCTGCCGGAGTGGTGGCGCAAGGGCCCGTGCGTCTGCGCGGACGGGACGAACGGTGCGGACGGTGCGGACGAGATCGAGGGGGAGGGGTCCGAGTGA